A part of Capsicum annuum cultivar UCD-10X-F1 chromosome 6, UCD10Xv1.1, whole genome shotgun sequence genomic DNA contains:
- the LOC124899652 gene encoding uncharacterized protein LOC124899652, which produces MRTYLCVYDLWEVVEVGREVNLLPNNPIMTQIKNHREEVSKNFKALSCIQSTLSEVIFARIIASENAKKAWDKLKEEFHGSDKIRQIKVINLKREFEILRMKDSEIIEEFSNNKDLTKLPPSELVHALQYQEQRRSLRQEEATETALQAKFKGKMQMQEEGKILETSTNSSRNNQGDSRSGVKKRENFPPCKYCRKTNHKEDDYCFKGKKLPLQCRYYNTLGHIERFCRVKKENNQQTQKTNISEVEEQEEFVFAAMAATRLNDENTRFLC; this is translated from the exons ATGAGAACATATTTGTGTGTATATGATCTGTGGGAAGTGGTAGAGGTTGGAAGAGAGGTAAATCTTTTGCCAAATAATCCAATTATGACACAAATTAAGAATCACAGAGAAGAGGTTTCAAAAAACTTTAAAGCACTCTCTTGCATACAATCAACACTTTCGGAAGTAATTTTCGCAAGAATTATAGCGAGTGAAAATGCAAAGAAGGCTTGGGACAAGTTGAAAGAAGAATTTCACGGAAGTGACAAGATTAggcaaataaaagtgataaatctGAAAAGGGAGTTTGAAATTCTCAGAATGAAGGATTCAGAAATTATTGAAGAATTCTCCAACAA CAAAGATCTCACAAAACTGCCACCTTCAGAACTTGTACATGCTCTTCAATATCAAGAGCAAAGAAGATCCTTGAGGCAAGAAGAAGCTACTGAAACTGCTCTTCAAGCCAAGTTCAAAGGGAAGATGCAAATGCAAGAGGAAGGTAAAATCCTAGAAACTTCTACTAATTCTAGTAGAAATAATCAAGGCGATTCTCGCAGTGGAGTCAAGAAGAGAGAAAACTTTCCTCCATGCAAGTATTGTAGAAAAACCAATCATAAAGAGGATGATTATTGTTTTAAGGGGAAGAAACTACCTCTCCAGTGTAGATATTACAATACGCTTGGTCATATTGAAAGGTTTTGCAGAGTGAAGAAGGAGAACAACCAACAGACTCAAAAAACCAACAtttcagaagttgaagaacaGGAAGAGTTTGTGTTTGCGGCGATGGCAGCAACAAGATTGAATGATGAAAACACACGGTTTCT TTGTTAA